A genomic segment from Flavobacterium sp. 9R encodes:
- a CDS encoding outer membrane protein assembly factor BamD yields MKKLVALLLLTLALGSCGEYQKALKSEDVAVKYELAEKLYDAGKYSKAIRLFEQIAPAYRGKPQAEKMFYMYSQAYYKTKQYYLAGYQFESFASNYPRSEKVQEAAYLGAKCYSMLSPVYSLDQVDTFKAIEKLQNFIDTYPNSEYLPEANKTMRVLNDKIEKKVYENAIGYNTIMDYKSALIALDLFIADYPGTALKEKALYYKLDSAYHLAINSVPEKMEERLQVAKLAYTTLIRYKADTEYKEKADSMLAKIETDLQKFTK; encoded by the coding sequence ATGAAGAAATTAGTTGCATTGTTACTACTAACGCTAGCTTTAGGTTCTTGCGGAGAATATCAAAAAGCATTAAAATCGGAAGATGTAGCTGTTAAGTATGAGTTGGCTGAAAAGCTCTATGATGCAGGGAAATACAGTAAAGCAATTCGACTTTTTGAACAAATAGCACCGGCATACAGAGGAAAACCTCAAGCAGAGAAAATGTTCTATATGTATTCTCAAGCGTACTATAAAACCAAACAATACTATTTAGCAGGATACCAGTTTGAAAGTTTTGCTTCCAACTACCCAAGAAGCGAAAAAGTGCAAGAAGCTGCCTATTTAGGAGCAAAATGCTACTCTATGTTGTCTCCAGTGTACAGTCTAGACCAAGTGGATACTTTCAAAGCCATAGAAAAACTTCAAAATTTTATAGATACCTATCCTAATTCTGAATATTTGCCGGAAGCAAATAAGACGATGCGTGTTTTAAATGATAAAATTGAGAAAAAAGTCTACGAGAATGCTATTGGTTACAATACCATTATGGATTACAAATCGGCACTAATTGCCCTTGATTTATTCATAGCCGACTATCCTGGAACGGCATTAAAAGAAAAAGCGTTGTATTATAAATTGGATTCTGCTTACCACTTGGCAATTAACAGTGTTCCTGAAAAAATGGAAGAGCGTTTACAAGTAGCTAAATTAGCCTACACAACCTTAATTCGTTACAAAGCGGATACCGAATACAAAGAAAAAGCTGACTCGATGTTGGCGAAAATTGAAACAGATTTACAAAAATTTACTAAATAA
- the recN gene encoding DNA repair protein RecN, whose product MITSLSIKNFALIDQLTIDFTKGLSIITGETGAGKSIILGALGLVLGKRADLSSLKNTEEKCVIEAHFEISKYNLQAFFEDNDLDYEADTIIRREILPSGKSRAFINDSPVNLQELQELSLYLIDIHSQQQTQELSDEAVQFKIIDAIAENKSELLKYQEGLKKYKTEKALLASLIKKQGESIKEQEYHTFLLEELLSAKLMDGEQEQLEEDFERLNNVETIKEAIDKSLAIANEEEIGVLHHLKEIKSTFQRITPFSAKYQELQERINSVIIEFDDICSELNQHAELVLSDPEKLEYTNQKLQLIYTLQKKHQVKSVAELLEIENDLDQSLLSISNLDAEIEKIKAEITSQEQELDGVAMVIHEKRLQSIPVLTSKMTQILENLGMPNVRFKIDLNQVATYFANGKEELNFLFSANKGGDFGLLKKVASGGEMSRIMLAVKAILAQYSKLPTLIFDEIDTGVSGEIAIRMGEIMKQMSANMQVFAITHLPQIAAKGDSHFKVAKSTVGEVTNSELKLLTEEERVLEIAQMLSGTVVSESALNHAKALLN is encoded by the coding sequence ATGATTACGTCACTTTCTATCAAAAATTTTGCTTTAATAGATCAACTAACTATTGATTTTACAAAAGGGTTATCTATCATTACGGGTGAAACGGGAGCGGGTAAGTCTATAATTCTTGGAGCTTTAGGATTAGTTTTAGGAAAAAGAGCAGACTTGTCTTCTCTAAAAAACACGGAGGAAAAATGTGTTATCGAAGCACATTTTGAGATCTCTAAATACAATTTGCAAGCTTTTTTTGAGGACAATGATTTGGATTATGAAGCGGATACCATTATTCGTAGAGAAATTTTGCCTTCAGGTAAATCAAGAGCTTTTATCAATGATAGCCCAGTTAATCTGCAAGAATTGCAAGAACTAAGCCTGTACTTAATCGACATCCATTCGCAACAACAAACCCAAGAATTGTCTGATGAGGCGGTACAATTTAAAATTATTGACGCAATTGCTGAGAATAAATCGGAACTTCTGAAATACCAAGAGGGGTTAAAAAAATACAAAACAGAAAAAGCGCTATTGGCTTCTTTGATAAAAAAACAAGGGGAGTCAATTAAAGAACAAGAGTACCATACTTTTTTATTAGAAGAATTGTTGTCAGCCAAACTTATGGATGGGGAACAAGAACAACTAGAAGAGGACTTTGAACGATTGAATAATGTGGAGACCATAAAGGAAGCAATTGACAAATCGCTAGCCATTGCAAATGAAGAAGAAATTGGAGTCTTGCATCATTTGAAAGAAATTAAAAGCACTTTTCAACGGATTACTCCTTTTAGCGCTAAATACCAAGAGTTGCAAGAGCGAATAAATAGTGTGATTATTGAATTTGATGATATTTGTTCAGAATTAAACCAACATGCCGAACTGGTGTTGAGTGATCCTGAGAAATTAGAATACACGAATCAAAAATTGCAACTAATCTATACGCTTCAAAAAAAGCATCAAGTGAAATCTGTGGCAGAACTGTTGGAGATTGAGAACGATTTAGACCAATCATTACTATCAATTAGTAACCTCGATGCTGAAATCGAAAAAATAAAAGCTGAAATCACTAGTCAAGAGCAAGAGCTAGATGGGGTGGCAATGGTGATTCACGAAAAACGCCTTCAGTCAATACCAGTTTTGACTTCTAAAATGACGCAAATTCTTGAGAATTTAGGAATGCCCAATGTTCGTTTCAAGATTGATTTAAATCAAGTAGCAACGTATTTTGCCAACGGCAAAGAAGAATTAAATTTTTTGTTTTCGGCCAATAAAGGTGGAGATTTTGGTTTGCTTAAAAAAGTGGCTTCTGGCGGTGAAATGTCCCGTATTATGTTAGCGGTCAAAGCAATTTTGGCACAATACTCTAAGTTACCGACCTTGATTTTTGACGAGATAGATACAGGTGTTTCTGGTGAAATTGCTATTCGAATGGGAGAAATCATGAAACAAATGAGTGCTAACATGCAAGTTTTTGCAATTACGCATTTACCCCAAATTGCTGCCAAAGGAGATTCGCATTTTAAAGTAGCTAAAAGTACTGTAGGAGAGGTGACTAACTCGGAATTGAAGTTGTTAACCGAGGAGGAAAGAGTGCTTGAAATTGCGCAAATGCTCTCTGGAACTGTCGTTTCTGAATCAGCCTTAAATCACGCCAAAGCCTTGCTGAACTAA
- a CDS encoding bifunctional UDP-sugar hydrolase/5'-nucleotidase yields the protein MKRRDFIQKTAASSALLALPSLPLMSFTKPEIKKITILHTNDVHSHIDPFPADDPRNANMGGVSRRAALIESIRKENPNVLLLDAGDVFQGTPYFNYYGGELELKLMSMMHYDLATLGNHDFDNGIEGFYSQLPHANFDFVSANYDFKNTALDTHIKPYKIFHKDGIKIGVFGLGIELQGLVDKKNYKETVYRDPIEIAQDMTRILKKEEKCDLVICLSHLGYDYKKSDENKVSDLKLAQKTQDIDLIIGGHTHTFLDKPTVVKNVAGQEVLVNQVGCYGIHLGRIDFYFDNNKQNIAKGKAIMV from the coding sequence ATGAAAAGAAGAGATTTTATTCAAAAAACCGCTGCTAGTTCTGCTTTATTAGCTTTACCAAGTTTGCCTCTAATGAGTTTTACAAAGCCAGAAATAAAAAAAATAACTATACTACATACGAATGACGTTCACAGTCACATTGACCCCTTTCCGGCAGATGATCCAAGGAATGCCAATATGGGAGGTGTATCAAGAAGAGCTGCTTTAATCGAATCGATTCGAAAAGAAAATCCAAACGTTTTATTGTTGGATGCTGGAGATGTTTTCCAAGGAACGCCCTATTTTAACTACTACGGAGGAGAATTGGAGTTGAAATTAATGAGTATGATGCACTATGATCTCGCTACATTAGGTAATCATGATTTTGACAATGGTATTGAGGGCTTTTATTCCCAATTGCCTCATGCTAATTTTGATTTTGTTTCAGCCAATTACGATTTCAAAAACACCGCCTTAGACACTCACATCAAACCTTATAAAATCTTTCACAAAGACGGAATCAAAATTGGTGTTTTTGGATTAGGAATCGAATTGCAAGGTTTGGTAGATAAAAAGAACTACAAAGAAACGGTTTACCGCGATCCGATAGAAATTGCTCAGGATATGACTCGCATCCTAAAAAAAGAGGAGAAATGCGACTTGGTAATTTGTTTATCGCATCTTGGGTATGACTATAAGAAAAGTGACGAAAACAAAGTGTCTGATTTGAAATTGGCTCAAAAAACACAAGACATTGATTTGATTATTGGCGGCCACACCCACACTTTTCTAGACAAACCAACTGTTGTAAAAAACGTTGCAGGCCAAGAAGTTTTAGTCAATCAAGTCGGTTGCTATGGTATTCACCTTGGAAGAATCGATTTCTATTTTGACAATAACAAACAAAACATCGCCAAAGGAAAAGCTATTATGGTATAA
- a CDS encoding lysoplasmalogenase family protein yields MKIDRILVVLYFVLCCMVGVLSIFRLGEIILYLKGAIVLVVALIFFVQESKFSPVVATLLLLSFFGETYYLYVKSYTETIPIVLFLCINLIFLVLSWLDVKEKEWSQAEFFKLVVLMGLLGAFVYIILSLDLKHTNVNFVLYIIYSIVFVVMFILSFANFVKTHQKSSLYLVLFGLSVFISDLSFLLNNYFIKLAFLRIGGNLSQVLGYYLMLNYFLERNKKEEFIKVDN; encoded by the coding sequence ATGAAGATTGATAGGATATTAGTTGTACTGTATTTTGTTTTGTGTTGTATGGTGGGGGTATTGAGTATATTTCGCTTGGGCGAGATTATACTCTATTTAAAAGGCGCAATTGTTCTGGTAGTAGCACTCATTTTTTTTGTTCAAGAGTCAAAATTTAGCCCGGTCGTTGCAACCCTACTTTTACTATCTTTTTTTGGAGAAACCTATTATCTCTATGTTAAATCCTATACCGAAACTATTCCTATTGTACTTTTTCTATGTATAAATTTAATTTTCTTGGTACTTTCTTGGTTGGATGTTAAGGAAAAGGAATGGAGCCAAGCCGAGTTTTTTAAGCTAGTGGTGTTGATGGGACTATTGGGTGCTTTTGTATATATTATTTTGTCTTTGGATTTGAAACATACCAATGTGAATTTTGTTTTGTATATTATTTACAGTATAGTTTTCGTTGTCATGTTTATTTTGTCCTTTGCTAATTTTGTAAAAACCCATCAAAAGAGCAGCTTGTATTTAGTGCTTTTTGGTCTTAGTGTTTTTATTTCAGATTTGTCGTTCCTGCTGAATAATTATTTTATAAAGCTTGCTTTTCTAAGAATTGGAGGAAATCTGTCGCAAGTTTTGGGGTATTATCTAATGCTGAATTACTTTTTGGAGAGAAATAAAAAAGAAGAATTTATAAAAGTTGACAATTAA
- a CDS encoding DNA-directed RNA polymerase subunit omega, which produces MDLKKTNAPVNTITYNKTVIEEPTGNVYEAITIMAKRANQINSEIKKELTEKLEEFATYNDSLEEVFENKEQIEVSKFYEKLPKPHALAVQEWLDGKIYHRDANK; this is translated from the coding sequence ATGGATTTAAAGAAGACGAATGCTCCAGTAAATACAATTACCTACAACAAAACTGTAATTGAAGAACCAACTGGTAATGTATATGAAGCAATAACCATTATGGCTAAGAGAGCAAACCAAATCAATTCTGAAATTAAAAAAGAATTGACTGAAAAATTAGAAGAGTTTGCTACTTATAATGATAGTCTTGAAGAAGTTTTTGAAAATAAGGAACAAATTGAAGTTTCTAAGTTTTACGAAAAATTACCAAAACCGCACGCTCTTGCTGTTCAAGAATGGTTAGATGGTAAAATCTACCATAGAGACGCAAACAAATAA
- the coaBC gene encoding bifunctional phosphopantothenoylcysteine decarboxylase/phosphopantothenate--cysteine ligase CoaBC, translating into MSVLNGKKVVLGISGGIAAYKTASLVRLFIKAGAQVQVIMTPASKDFVTPLTLSVLSKNPVYSTFYDKEVADSLAPSEEAKELWNNHVELGLWADIMLIAPATANTLSKMANGVCDNLLLAVYLSAKCPVYFAPAMDLDMYKHPSTLNSFQKLLEFGNIMIPAESGELASGLSGEGRMAEPENIIAFMEAHMQQQLPLYGKSILITAGPTYEAIDPVRFIGNHSSGKMGFDIANRAAELGANVFLVTGPTHCKPLYTSIQVFPVVSAKQMYEQCIELYDKMDVAIAAAAVADYRPKAVAHQKIKKAAENFVIELEKTQDILASLGAEKKQQFLIGFALETENEIENAKSKIQRKNLDLIVLNSLQDEGAGFGKSTNKITFIDKNFVVEPMELKSKAAVATDILDKVCAFFTKSYRF; encoded by the coding sequence ATGTCTGTTTTAAATGGCAAAAAGGTTGTACTAGGTATTTCTGGTGGAATTGCTGCCTATAAAACCGCTTCGTTAGTACGTCTATTTATAAAGGCAGGTGCTCAGGTCCAAGTGATTATGACACCTGCTTCTAAGGATTTTGTAACTCCATTAACATTATCCGTTTTATCAAAAAATCCCGTCTATTCTACTTTTTACGATAAAGAGGTTGCCGATTCTTTAGCTCCTTCAGAGGAAGCAAAAGAGTTGTGGAACAATCATGTAGAATTGGGACTATGGGCCGATATAATGCTTATCGCCCCAGCTACTGCAAATACCTTGTCTAAAATGGCAAATGGTGTTTGTGATAATTTGCTTTTAGCAGTTTATTTATCTGCTAAATGCCCTGTCTATTTTGCGCCAGCAATGGATTTAGACATGTACAAACATCCTTCCACGCTTAATAGTTTTCAAAAACTTCTCGAGTTTGGTAACATAATGATTCCTGCAGAAAGCGGTGAATTAGCAAGTGGACTTTCAGGCGAAGGCAGAATGGCGGAACCAGAAAACATCATTGCTTTTATGGAGGCGCACATGCAACAGCAATTGCCTTTATACGGCAAATCAATTTTGATTACCGCTGGACCTACTTACGAGGCTATCGACCCTGTTCGTTTTATAGGAAATCATTCTTCTGGAAAAATGGGCTTTGATATTGCCAATAGGGCAGCCGAATTAGGTGCCAATGTTTTTTTGGTAACAGGGCCTACACATTGTAAACCGCTTTACACTTCTATTCAAGTCTTTCCGGTTGTTTCAGCAAAGCAAATGTATGAGCAATGTATCGAATTGTATGATAAAATGGATGTGGCTATCGCTGCTGCCGCTGTTGCCGATTACAGACCTAAAGCAGTTGCCCATCAGAAAATAAAAAAAGCAGCAGAAAATTTTGTCATCGAATTAGAAAAAACACAAGATATTTTGGCTTCTCTGGGTGCAGAAAAAAAACAGCAATTCTTAATCGGATTTGCGTTAGAAACGGAAAATGAAATTGAAAACGCCAAAAGTAAGATTCAAAGAAAGAATTTAGATTTAATTGTGCTGAATTCTTTGCAAGATGAAGGCGCTGGGTTTGGAAAATCAACGAATAAGATTACCTTTATTGACAAGAATTTTGTAGTAGAACCAATGGAGTTAAAATCCAAAGCGGCGGTAGCAACTGATATCCTAGATAAAGTTTGTGCTTTTTTTACTAAGTCATATAGATTTTAA
- a CDS encoding DUF4835 family protein, translating to MYRCISVFFLIVLSNCFIYAQQLNCSVVVNAQKVTNTNQQLIKNLEIALNEFVNKTDWTGQTLKQNERIKCSMFITLSSVNSDQFSGTIQVQSSRLIYNSTYSSPVFNFNDKDFNFRYVEFENLIFNPSVFESNLVSVLAYYSYIILGLNLDTFVPFGGNTHLETAQNILNVAQQGGYKGWSQSDGIQNRFFLTNDLLSPTFAPYRQALAEYHQGLDQMSTDLKAAKEKIKAAILNLSKINQTRPNAFLTRVFFDAKADEIASIFSGGPSITIADLVETLNKISPMNASKWSQVKY from the coding sequence ATGTATAGATGTATAAGCGTGTTTTTTTTAATAGTGCTCAGCAATTGCTTTATTTATGCCCAACAGCTAAATTGTTCTGTAGTTGTCAATGCACAAAAAGTTACGAATACCAATCAACAATTAATTAAGAATTTAGAAATAGCTCTTAATGAATTTGTAAATAAAACCGATTGGACGGGACAAACGCTAAAACAAAATGAAAGAATTAAGTGTTCCATGTTTATTACGCTTTCTTCAGTCAATTCAGATCAATTTTCGGGCACCATTCAAGTGCAATCGTCACGATTAATTTACAATTCTACTTACAGTTCGCCAGTTTTTAATTTTAATGATAAAGATTTTAATTTCAGATATGTTGAATTTGAAAATTTAATCTTTAACCCCTCAGTTTTTGAATCCAATTTGGTTTCTGTTTTAGCCTATTACTCTTATATAATATTAGGGCTGAATCTGGATACATTTGTGCCATTTGGAGGAAATACCCATCTAGAAACTGCTCAGAACATCCTAAATGTAGCCCAACAAGGCGGTTACAAGGGCTGGAGTCAATCGGACGGGATACAGAATCGCTTTTTCTTGACCAATGATTTACTTTCTCCAACTTTTGCACCGTATCGTCAAGCTTTAGCCGAGTACCATCAAGGACTTGATCAAATGAGCACAGATTTGAAAGCGGCCAAAGAAAAAATTAAAGCGGCTATTCTAAATTTATCAAAAATAAACCAAACCCGACCAAATGCCTTTTTGACTAGGGTCTTCTTTGATGCCAAAGCCGATGAAATTGCTTCAATCTTTTCTGGAGGACCTAGCATTACTATTGCCGATTTAGTCGAAACTTTAAACAAAATCTCTCCAATGAATGCTAGTAAATGGAGTCAAGTTAAATACTAA
- a CDS encoding 5'-nucleotidase C-terminal domain-containing protein, producing the protein MVNLKKYNGVLKLFVIFLTFFLILSCASTPYSVTKIEGKRLPITNKYATTTSIEQYIAPYREKIDADLNSVIAFCPETIDKSTGKWQSTLGNLMADACVARGNTILYAREKKKIDICILNHGGIRAALPKGDVTPRTAFQIMPFENSLVVIAMNGETVMDMIRYFIKTQKAQPLAGLTFTIDKNNQAKDIKIQGNPLEISKVYYVATNDYLANGGDDMTFFQKGTQTYDLDYKLRNVLIDYFKEIKTIPVLKEVRIAVE; encoded by the coding sequence ATGGTAAATTTAAAAAAGTATAATGGTGTTTTAAAACTTTTTGTTATATTCTTAACATTTTTTTTAATTCTTTCATGTGCTTCCACTCCGTATTCCGTTACAAAAATCGAAGGAAAACGCCTTCCAATAACTAACAAATATGCTACTACAACTAGTATAGAGCAGTATATTGCACCTTATCGAGAGAAAATTGATGCTGATTTGAATTCGGTTATCGCCTTTTGTCCAGAAACTATAGACAAAAGTACTGGGAAATGGCAATCTACCTTAGGCAACTTAATGGCAGACGCTTGTGTAGCTCGAGGCAATACCATTTTGTATGCTCGCGAAAAAAAGAAAATAGATATTTGCATCCTGAATCACGGTGGTATTCGTGCTGCCTTACCTAAAGGTGATGTAACGCCTCGTACCGCTTTTCAAATTATGCCTTTCGAAAATAGTTTGGTAGTCATTGCCATGAACGGAGAAACAGTAATGGATATGATTCGTTATTTTATCAAAACACAAAAGGCACAACCTCTAGCTGGTTTAACTTTTACTATCGATAAAAACAACCAAGCCAAAGACATCAAAATACAAGGAAATCCCCTTGAAATCTCAAAAGTTTATTATGTAGCCACCAATGATTATTTGGCTAATGGAGGAGACGATATGACTTTTTTCCAAAAAGGAACGCAAACCTATGATTTGGATTACAAACTGCGCAATGTATTGATTGACTATTTCAAAGAAATAAAAACCATACCTGTTCTAAAAGAAGTTCGAATTGCAGTAGAATAA
- the dapA gene encoding 4-hydroxy-tetrahydrodipicolinate synthase: protein MQALIGTGVALVTPFKSDFSVDTEALKNIVNFSIENGIEYLVVMGTTAENATLSAEEKELVINTVVEVNNGRLPLVLGVGGNNTLQVVNELKTRDFSAFDAILSVSPYYNKPTQEGIYQHFKAISEASPIPVVLYNVPGRTSSNMLPSTVLRLANDFSNIVGIKEAAGDLVQAMKIMQHKPKDFLVISGDDMIALPMVLAGGAGVISVIGQGFPKEFSEMIRLGLNKKVDAAFEIQYKIADSIDMIFEQGNPAGIKEVFKTLKLAENVVRLPLVPVDDALSERIQHFVKNF from the coding sequence ATGCAAGCATTAATAGGCACAGGAGTTGCATTAGTAACACCTTTTAAATCAGATTTTTCAGTTGATACCGAGGCGTTGAAAAATATAGTTAATTTTTCTATAGAAAATGGAATCGAATATCTGGTTGTAATGGGGACAACTGCAGAAAATGCGACCCTAAGTGCAGAAGAAAAAGAACTAGTTATCAATACTGTAGTTGAAGTTAACAATGGAAGACTTCCTTTGGTTCTTGGTGTAGGAGGAAACAATACCTTACAAGTGGTAAACGAATTGAAAACAAGAGATTTCTCGGCTTTTGATGCTATTTTGTCTGTTTCTCCTTATTATAATAAACCGACTCAAGAAGGAATCTATCAGCATTTTAAAGCAATCTCAGAGGCATCTCCAATCCCAGTAGTTTTGTACAATGTTCCAGGAAGAACCTCAAGTAATATGTTACCATCAACGGTACTTCGCTTGGCAAATGACTTTTCTAATATTGTTGGTATCAAAGAAGCTGCTGGCGATTTAGTGCAAGCGATGAAAATCATGCAACACAAACCGAAAGATTTTTTGGTTATTTCTGGAGACGACATGATTGCTTTACCAATGGTTTTGGCAGGTGGAGCAGGGGTGATTTCTGTAATTGGTCAAGGTTTTCCAAAAGAATTTTCAGAAATGATTCGCCTTGGATTGAATAAAAAAGTAGACGCCGCTTTCGAAATTCAATACAAAATTGCAGATAGTATTGATATGATTTTTGAACAAGGAAATCCTGCTGGAATAAAAGAAGTATTCAAAACGCTGAAATTGGCTGAAAATGTAGTACGTCTGCCACTAGTTCCTGTTGATGATGCACTTTCTGAAAGAATCCAACACTTTGTTAAAAATTTTTAG